ACCAGAGCCAAGTGTATCCTTACTGGCCAGTATCATATTATAATAAGTTCTGCCTGTTCCTCACTAAATGGGGAACAATTCATTTGGGTCTGTTTCCTCTATTCAGGGATTTTCTCATGAAGTTTGTACAGTACTAATCATCTTTCAGATTCCTTTGCTCCCATTTTAAACACAGCTGAAGTCAAAAAAAGATAGGCAAAATTATAtgcaagaacaggcagaaaagtCTCATAGTCACAACAAAGCACAAAGCATCTAGCAGACCTCTGAGCAGTTCCAACAGAGGGCTAAGACTTAACTTTTTTAAGATTATATATAAACATGGTGACTCTGAAATCAGGACTGAGACTTGTGGCACAGaattgtcgcgacggagggaagacagggccactcaatatgagtgatcagcaagcttcgtttattgattcacacagtggccttttatgttctaacataattagctcatacatattacaaaagttaagctcatgattggttagttcttagaaagatcaactccacccttggttccttctttacagttactttcatcctcttttcccatgcctgagcagctgcaacctctctgttatcttacaacaattatagtcaaggacaaggtgtctttaccagcccagtagttatgggggctgaatccgatgtttctcaagcttttgctcggccagctggatcatgtctacgtgacccttctcagctagccattctcccacaattcccccgtttttattttgaatgacacaggcttggttaaacatccgtaacacaagggttttcatacaagacaacatacaactcacacaaagcaacgctattagtacaatgattaagactagcaatcctgtctgtaaaaggtttctcagccatctggacagacccaaccagtctccaagagcacccctataaggcacgtagtaaatggggagcggggtgttgctaggcttgcacaaaagctggtcgtgttgagtgatcgagctaaagttatccacacattttctcgtgggtcaaacatctcgctatatgggatggctcttatgcttacaactaaggcaactactataaagctttctatacctaaattaaccattttctctgtttcaacttctaagcaaatagcatgcacataatacctaggggttacagaccccacagattgtacaattaatttctgtctttgcgacctcgtggttcacactcaggcgcagcggtctcagtccgttggtttatggtgattagtcgggtcaccttcagcggcgacttcagggtggtcgatggtgggtcttacccaacggctgggaacccagatgataccttgtcccctatggtccatcgtagaaggggtgatttgcgagcaagggtcaatcctcctactcccgcgaccgtggcgctgctcgcgtaggtcggccattgagccggccacttatgcgtgctgattatggaaatgtcagcgccagtgtctagaagagcaacaagtgatatagttaggttggcgtattgcacagcaaccgggcgttgtggcctttggcgcaagccgacagttagtagggccatttgtcctgtagatccaaaggctccttgccctcgtggctgctcttgcagcagtGGGAAGGGCTCCcacaagatgtggtaggggaattaattgcgccaccttggtgcctttagcgatgaagagcggtggaaataacgtgtgggccatgatctggatctcaccgtggtaatctttatcaatcagtcccaccaacacattaagtcccagcatggtggctgatgaacggcctataagtagtgctccaacagcttgtccattgatacagattggtccctgtgtgccggtagcaatgctgacaggctttgagtccaacagggtacaatctactgctgttgccaggtccaagccgaggcttccgcttgtggctggtctgagctgaagggattgagtactgccggatatgcagctgctttttgtgtcggcgcggggcggctcttcccgctgaatcgtccgtttcccggtttggaagcgcgacatgcagtctcattgtggttgtccgaccggcagtttctgcaccatactgagccggcgtcgcagttccgtctgatgtgtccagcagcgccgcaacggtagcatcgtgggcgaggtgatccagtagcatttaatcgatgaacggaggcttgcaaaggagcaagggctgcaagaacttgactctgcgtagcctgcgcgtgttcctttaaactattccctagttcctttactgcctcaactaacattgcctgtggccctaccggtacctgagccatcctttctagtccttcctcgatagtccatgtccctggcaatgtagctaagatgttgcgtgtggccggattactattttgtatagcacactgctttagtataatgcctctgagataatcgggcaccccggccgcctgtatggcgtctgctactcgatctataaataggccaaatggttcctcccttccctgcttaatacccatatatgaagggactcttttttttttttttttttttttttttttttgagtgaacggcttttgcttttttttttttttttttttttttagctcggtgttgcaacggggcattagcgactgcccgccacggctttatcaactttttggctgatttattatcgcatataacttcgtcaaacaatttatcctcatatttacgccattcctcgtgttcaaaaaccgtatctggattatcaaagcaacctctcgctactccatacgctgataacccaggcaactcccttttacaatctataccctgaacgctccgcttttctaaaaagcatttgagcaaatcatacgctgcttgtctgttcataccttcgttatctataccctaaatgctccgcttttctaaaaagcatttgagcaaatcatacgccgcttgtctattcataccttcgtcagcgcgctgttgcagcctttcagacttcggcggcgcgtagccggcaggacactctctataggtgctccagggcgcggggaccttttcctttaatccctttcgctcttgggcgcggggaccttttcctttaatccctttcgcctcctgcgctgcttacaggaccagcactgagactccgttgaccgtggctcgcaggttcagccctctgtagggtccctgtttcgggcgccatttgtcgcgacggagggaagacagggccactcaatatgagtgatcagcaagcttcgtttattgattcacacagtggccttttatgttctaacataattagctcatacatattacaaaagttaagctcatgattggttagttcttagaaagatcaactccacccttggttccttctttacagttactttcatcctcttttcccatgcctgagcagctgcaacctctctgttatcttacaacaattatagtcaaggacaaggtgtctttaccagcccagtagttatgggggctgaatccgatgtttctcaagcttttgctcggccagctggatcatgtctacgtgacccttctcagctagccattctcccacacagaataattttatattgcttttgtCACGTGATTAGCTTCTCCAGCAGTCTCCTAATTGATTAAATCCAGCTTCTGAAATAGCATAtgaatacagaacagaaaacctAGTGGTTTTTACCTTCCAAGTTTTTGCCCTTCGCCACTGAAAGCTTTGAAACGCAGTCTAGGCTTCACATATTCCTGTTCTTGGTGGTCTTCCATATCCAAATTAACTTGGCCACCATGAACAATTCGCTGCAATTCCACAGGAATTTCCcttaattacaaaaataaaagtttcccAATTATGTTCTGAACTGCAATACAAAATTACACAAAAACTTTACACAGTACAATATGAGTTGATACTATTAGTATATTCATTTTAAATGTCATAGATGTCCAGTTGTTCTATGGCTTAATTTCAtcttcaaggaagaaaaacaatcagTAATCTGACAGTCAAAATCTAGAATGAACTAACAAAACATGTGAAACTAAAAGCTATTTGTAACATTTTAACTTACCCTCTTTTAACAGACTCAAGAAACTGAGCGTTTGTTGGGTCTGAGTAGGATCTCAACTCCCCATCATCTAAACTGAAGCCATTCCTCCATAGTTTCAGCAAAATTTGAACCTATGAagcaaaaatgatgaaataaaaaaagtgaAGATAGGCAAATAAAGTATTTCAATTTCATGCAGATCAGTTATGCAATTTTTGATCTATACTTAACAGATTTTGTAGCAGACCACAAACAAGAATGCAAGTGACAAAAGAACAAAGCACTGCACTGTAACTATCATTGTTAGaatccttttaaaaaagcaaataatagttGTAGACTACAATCTACTTCAAGATCACCTGGGGAAAAAGAATCTCTTAGTCTGTTATCCATGACATAAGAGATGATACAGTAGTTATCTTCAGTGTTCCAATTACTTTCAAAAACACTTAATGTTTCTTGTtgataaattaagaaataaatccATAAAATTGCTGCTGATAAATCAGTTACAGCAAAAACTATTATTTCCTCAAATTATTACCTGCTGAGTTCCAATAAAGTTTGGACTAGCTCCATCCAGTTGAAATGCTGAGAATCCTGGAAACCAGCCTCCTTCATTCCCTTCTTATTTTGCTACATGACTGTAAGTCCTTCAGAGGCCGCACCTCTCTTCCCTGCAACTGCCCTGCAGTCCAGCAAAACCAGGCTTCCCTGGCCAGCAAAACTGACCTTCCCTTAGAAAAAACTATCCCTGCCCGCAGGGATTCTGGCTCAGTACAGCTGGCTATTACTTAGAGGACAAAAGGATTACTTAAAAGGGTagaaggcagcagctcctggtgtgACATGACAGCATGCCCCAACCTGAACCACGTCCTTTGGCCTTAttaatttcttggttttgtttctagaTAAACTTAACATTTGCTCTAGCCATTCACACAAATGGCAAAGTGTAGAGAACTTCGTTTTTCCTCATCCTCTCCCTCACTTCCTCCTTTTTAAGTGAGAGGAAAGAAAGGCCAGACAATTTCCAAAAGGCATGTAACCTGCTGCTTCACCATTCCTAGAATATATCTGTTCCCTCCTGTTTGAGATTGGCTACTTTGCAAGCCACAACAAGAAACAATTCCTAACTTAAGAGAAGCATTATCTTAGCATAGCTAAGATAACGCAGAACAACAGCTGAAGGGAAGTAACTGAAAGGAATGTCTGCTAagaatttcaaagtaatttacatCAGAAAATTCCACAATGGAGGCCTTAGGGGTATCCAATGAACATCTGTCCTCTGTGGACACTTTCGCTTTAACAGTTTCTACTGAACACATATCTATTATTTAGATACTAGTTTTTCCTCATAGACATAGTTATAGTAATGCTGGCATTTCAAGCTGTAAACATCATTAAGCAGGCATTTGTGGGAGATTATATTTCCTGCTATTCAGAATTATACTTACATCTTGATTTTCTCCATATATGTATTCAGAGTGCTTTTGCGATGAGTCACCCAATCTATATCCACCGCCAGAaaatgactggggaaaaaaatacatagcaaagcttattgaaataaatatctgaaatagTTTATCAAAATTCTTACCTAGGTGCAAATAAAAGCATGTGCAAGCTTGCTTCTGTGATAAAAAGCAAATACACTGTTCTAACTGGTATATTCTCTAAGTGAAAAATTGTACCTAGTAACCATAATCAGGCTAAGCAGGTTTTATGTGATGCATTTCGGTTTCTAATCTGTACAGTTTTTCAAATGTTAGTAATTCAACAGATAAAGAGATTTTGATTGGGATGCAActgcagtttattatttttttaatcagttttaattaaaaataaagcaagtcatTCCAGTTCAGGTTGATTTCTAATGATTACCCCTACAATTGTGTGGTTCCTCCCCACTTTATTTTCTAGAGCAAGCTACTTGAGCACAGATAATAACACGACTGTGTTGACCAAATCCTCTGCTATTCGCAAACCACAAAAAGATGTATTTGCTCTCATGTGGTTAGATAAGTTTCAGAGAGACTAATGTAAATacagatcaaaatattttttaacttttacctTAGCTTTACTGAAATCACCAGATGCTCTCGCGGCTTCATCTAAAGGAACAGCCCCATGTTCTTTTGCTTCCTTGAAGAGTTCAGCAACAATTTTACTCGGATTATTAGAAGCCCCAGAAATCTGTAATTCTCTATATTCCGAGTCACCTGAATAAAATCTTTAGAATAGTAATGTTCATAAGCAACAATGCTTTAAATGACAAGCATAATTTTCCACTtcccatcaaaagaaaaaaaatgaacagagtCAAATTTGGCACAAAACCTTTTCATTCTGATCACAGAAATGTTACACTTGGCTTTGACCTTCCCAGCAATCCAAGCAGCACTATTCCAAAGACATTTCACTAACAAAACTATCACGGTGCCTTCTGGAACAGACCCCAGAGGTCAGGGATCAAGGATATAAGTTTAAGTGAACGCAATCCTGATGCAGCCATAGCTTTATACACCTCACCTTATGCGGATGCCTCCTGCTCCCAGAAAGTCCTATTTCCTCAGGGCTGTCCTGTGCCTGGGCTGGTTAGAACAGATTCAAAAGTAACACTGCCTTGGCAGAGCAAGCGTAAAACTGTCATTGGAAAACTTGAACAGTGCCACAATTTGATCTTTAAGTTTAAAGACCTAGTCTACTTTCATTCCTGCCAATATCAGAAATGGGaagtttttaataaatttaattaacCTTTCAAGACATTTGAAAATCTGCAGAAACTGCTGTGAAAGCTaattttgtgctcttttttttttttcaacatagcCCCATTTCTAGCTCTTGAAGATAAAAGGTTAAACTACAAATAATTCTGTTGAAAACTGTATCTGCTTGACTATGAAGATAAGATATTCCTTGGTAATTATCTTGAAGAAGCCGCTATAAATCTCTAAATACCAATGGAACAGATGctgtaaaaaaaatctataaataaatacaaaaactaGCAAACTTGAGAGTGTTTTGTCTTTCATTATAAGAAGCGTTAATAACTAATAAAATAAACGCTTTCAACTTTCTTTAACTTTTTCACTTAACCACTTGGGGCAATGCAAATCAATTAATTCATGCAATTAGGCCAATGTCTTTAAAATGCTGTTGATTCCACCATATTTTACAATTACCCAAACCCAGCAGTGGGTATGAAGGTGCTCTTACAATCATGCTACTTTTATGACATCATGTAACTGGCAATCCCTTAGTATCATCTCTCCTTTGTACATAAATCTGCATTTATTATCCCAATTGCCATTTATATGGAAAATCTTTGattattagatttaaaaaaattataatggtaAGGAGATGAAACAAGAATTCTCATCAGAGCTTGTattcaagaaagaaaggaagtacTCAAATATATGAGTAATGGATACACAGAACAATTCAGGATGtttcagaaaaggcaaaaaagcttCCAAGTGTAAGTTACAACCTTTACATCCATACAGTCAGTCACGTGTTCAGGCATATACAGGTCCTACACAACTACAGCCAGATTCTGCTAAATATAGTTTTACTACAGCAGTGTATGGCTAATACTTGCTCTAATAAGTAACATAGAATCTCTGTAGCTACTAGCTCTTTGCAGGATAGATGTAGCtcacatgcatttttaaaaacctgGGGGAGCAAACCATGAATGtcacaaaaaaatccaattacTTTCACAAttgttaaatgattttttttttttgttttaaaaatacctttggttttctttgtcaTCGCTCATGCTTCTCTCTGGTTTTCTCAACCTTCTAAGAGAATCGATTTTAAGACTGCCAAGAGAATAAGAGAAAACGTTTGAGGATGACTGGTACATACACTTCAGTAAGCACTTAATCTCTAACTTCTGAAACtacttatttttcaaaactaagaatatcaagttgttggtttttttttcttctcaccatACTTTTTTTGGCCAAACTATGGAGGCATGGATGCTTCTCAGCGAATAAGCAGCACGTGTATGGCAGAGGCATTTTACAGtaacagttggactagatgatcgttataggtccctttcaactgaactattctattctatcacAGGTTATGCAGAATTCTGCTTTACGCCACTGGTGGTCCCACAGATAACACGGGTAATACGCAAGCTCAATGGATGTTTCAGGATCCGGTTTCGCAGAATTAATTACACTTCAAATTCTTTTCATATTTGAGCTGGTTTTGTCAAGAGGTAAGTTGCCTAGCAAAGTCAACATTGGCTTTCTTTGACGTCCTGGAGTCCCTGTCTATGAGGATCCTAAAAACTAAAGAGTAGCAGTTCTCACTTCTATTTtacacaattttaaaaatacattgaatgGCAACATTGCAAAGACTTTCAATAGATGATTAAAATACAGAATCAGTTTCTGGTTTATGATAGGGACAGATCGATAAGCTACCACAGGACAAGCTAGGGTTGTTAGCTTGCAAAACGCCAGGAAAAGCTGTACAGATACATGCTCTTGTCCTGTAATACCTGATGATAAAATTCAGTAATGCAAGATGTAAATGAGGTAACTATCATGGATAAGAGCACACATACAATCTGCTACATGAGTAACGGCAGATCACTAGCTCAGATTTATGCAATTGAGTGATTACCTTTGAAATCAAAGCGTAGCAGAGCAGGCTATCGCTTTTTTAAGTATCAGCATCAATAAACAATATAGTTCTATATGCCAGTGAAGGATCTGCTTCTTCtaactttctcagaaaaaaataaattgttaaggaCCGGTCACAGACACTTGAAATGCTTTAATCTCTTCTATTTTCTCCCTTTGTCGCATTGTAGGTTTTGTGGGGCTTGTATTTTTGTGCCAATAGTCTTGAGTTTCTTAAAGGAGCACACACAACATGACAGCACATATAATAGAGCGTTTGTTCCAGCAGGGTCCAGAAACAGTCATCTATACCTGCCATTGCAGAAGGGAAGCTGACTAGATGACTTCAAGAGCAGCactgttcttccttgcaattaaTACACTGCTTATCTGAGAACAAACTAGAATCTACTaaatgaaaaatctcattttggatACCATGCAAAAAGCAGCCATCCTTTCTTTCTCAGACAGACTCCAGTATGATTGCCAACAAAGTGTTTGCCAACAGCTATCACACTGAAGTATTCAAGATACTGTACTGCAGCTTTTCCTTTAGTTGGAGTGGGAAGTTGTAACTTCATGACATTTACTGGTAAATGGAGCCATTTGCTTTATTTGTTCATGAACTGTTATATGTAGCTGATTAGTCAACTTGAATGGTTTCaacataacaaacaaaaaaacctcaccaaaaaagctattattttccAAGTGTCACATACCGTGCTAAAATCCCTTTTCCTGAAGATCTGCATTTGCAGATGCATTTGAAGCATGGCTCTGCCGACTAAGATCTTTTCTGCTGCT
The nucleotide sequence above comes from Numenius arquata chromosome 4, bNumArq3.hap1.1, whole genome shotgun sequence. Encoded proteins:
- the UBXN2B gene encoding UBX domain-containing protein 2B; amino-acid sequence: MADGGAGPARQEGEVSAAAGSGRRDRQPRSSGRPPSARDLQLALAELYEDEAKRQALCPDKPTTTKIGNTKVSQSLKIDSLRRLRKPERSMSDDKENQRFYSGDSEYRELQISGASNNPSKIVAELFKEAKEHGAVPLDEAARASGDFSKAKSFSGGGYRLGDSSQKHSEYIYGENQDVQILLKLWRNGFSLDDGELRSYSDPTNAQFLESVKRGEIPVELQRIVHGGQVNLDMEDHQEQEYVKPRLRFKAFSGEGQKLGSLTPEIVSTPSSPEEEEKSILNAPVLIDDSMPATKIQIRLADGSRLIQRFNQTHRIKDIRDFIIQSRPAFATTDFVLVTTFPNRELTDESLTLQEADILNTVILQQFK